GAGCCAGTTATCAGGCGTTGTTCATAATTCATAAACCGACATAGAAAGGAGAGTTTCATGGGTATTCCCTCGTTCCTTAATATCCCGCTTGTGTCCGTAGCGCCGGGTGACACGGTGTACGACGCGGCAAAGACCATGAAGGAAACGAAGCATGGTGCCGTGGTCGTGCTGGACGGCGAGAAGCTGGTCGGCATCTTCTCGGAGCGAGACCTCATGACGAAAGTGGTGGTCGAAAATCGCGACCCTCAGACCACGAAGGTCAAGGACGTGATGGTCTCGTCGGTCATCACCGTCTCGGTGGATGATTCCGTCGAGGATGCCTTGAAATTCATGTCCAAGAAACACATCCGCCACCTTCCGCTTCTGGACAAAAAGGGAAAGCCCGTCGCCATGGTCTCCATACGCGACATTCTGCGGCACCGCATGAAGGAGCTGCACCAGGAGAGCGAGTCCCTGGCCGCCTACTTCATGGCGGACGGGCCGGGGGGCTAAAAAAGCCGTTAGCGGCTGGCCGATAGCATTCGGCAACCGGCCGCCCCGCCGTTTGACAAAAGCCCGCTCTTGCCGTAACCTAGAATCTGGATTAACTCCTTTTGAAAAAGGCTTGGAATGCTTCTAAACGAGCGGGTATTGGTCCTAAACGCCAGCTACGAGCCCATCAACATCTGCGGTGTCAGACGCGCGGTGGCGATGGTCTTTAAGGGAATCGCGCATCTCGAAGAGGTCGACCGCGCGCGGGCGCTTCGCTCGCCGTCGCGGTCGCTGCCGCTTCCGGTCGTTGTCCGCCTTCTCCACTACGTTTGCACGCCGTACCGCAATTTTACCTTTTCCAAAAGAAACGTCTTCATACGCGACCGCTACACGTGCCAGTACTGCGGAGGCACGCATGCGGCCCGCGAGCTTACGCTTGACCACGTTGTGCCCCGCTCGCGGGGCGGCACGGCCGACTGGGAGAACCTCGCCACGTGCTGCAAGGCGTGCAACCTCCGCAAGGGCGACCGCACGCCGCAGGAAGCGGGCATGAAGCTCATCAAGCGCCCCCGCGCCACCCGCCATCACTCCTTCCTGCACTACCTCCACGTCAAGGGCAGCACCGAGCAGATGTGGCGCAAATATCTTTTCTACGAGTACAAGGAAAGCGAGTGGATGTGGCGGGACAGCCACGCCGCGTCCTAGCGCTCCGACACTCAGGCGCCGCCCAGGAAGGGGGGCGCCCACGCATCACCTCGTAAGAGAGACACCGGCCCCTTTTTCCGAGTTCCCAATAGAATCGAGTGCGCGACGCGTTGCGCCCTCGTTTGCGCTCCGTGCGGCCGTTGCTTAGAATGCGGCATGGCCGCTCCCCCCTCACGCTCGCGCGAGCGGACCTCGCTCACGGTGCGTTGCGCACACTGCGGTGCGGAGACGGGGCTTCCAACGGAGACCGTTCTTTTCGAGTGCTCGCACTGCGATTCAACGCTTTTTTACGATCGCCAGACTCGGACGAGCTTGTCCCGACGGGAAGCGTCCCGCACCGTCCTATGCCATTACGCGCCCGCCCGGGCGCAGGCAAGCGACCTAGTGCCCTATCTCCGGCGTTTCCTTTCGCGCTACGGGCTTTGGGCGCCGGTCGAGGTTCGGAATTTCGAGGGGCTTTACCTTCCGTTTTGGCACATCGAAAAAACGCAGCGGACGCCCTCCCCTTCCCCGCGAGGGCTTGAGCGCGCGGCGTTCTCGCTCCCCTACCTCGGGCTCCAGGGCTACCGGCCGCCCCGCACGGGCTTCGAGCGCCTGCTCGGGCGGAAGCGAAAGGAAAGCGCAATGGCGTGGCTTGCGCCGACTGTTTCTCTCGAAGCGGCGCTTTCGGAATGGGAGCACCGCTACGGCGAGCCCCGAGGCGCCGAGGGCGGGGAGAACGTTCGCCTTCTCCTCGCCCCCGTCTACACGGCGGAATACGAATACGAAGGCGCGGTCTATCGCGCCACCATGGACGGCGTGACGGGCAGAATTCTTCCGGAAGAAATTCCGCCTAGCCTCGCCCTGCTCCTCGACCGCAAGACGATCACCTTGGGCCTCGGCGCGGGCGCCCTCTTCCTCGTCGAAGGGCTGCTCCTTCCGGGCCTCTGGCTCACGCTGGCCGCGTACGCCGCGACGGGGGCATTCCTTTATCCGGCGGCGCGGCGCGCATGCTTCTGGGAGGCGCAAGGTGAGAGCCGGCCCCGCCGCCATGCGCTATAACCTGCCCTGCCCTTCATGCGGCGGAGCGCTCGCGGGAATCGGGCGCTCGCGGATTCTCTCATGTCCGTACTGCGAAGTTTCCTTGCTGGTGCAGGCCCCGACGCCCGCGTCGGGGCCTGCCGCCGAGCATGTTCCGCGCTATGCGGTTCCCGCCATCACGAAGCATAGGGCCGCGGAAGCGGTGCGCCGGATGTTTCGCACCCCCCGGCTTTCCCGGGCGCTCCCGCGCCGCGTGACGGCGCAAGAGGGAACGCTTTGGTACGTCCCCTTCTACGAATTCCACGGTCGCCGTATGGGCATGGGAGCGGAGGAAGCGAGCGGCGTGAGCGTGGAGGAATTTTCTCGCATCCTTCCCGCGCTACACCTTGGGAGCTGGGGCCTCGAACACGGCGCGCTCCTCGGAAAATCCGGCGCCGCTCCGACGGCCCTCCGCCCTTTTGACGAAACGGCCCTCTGGGTGCGGGGCACGGTGCTCGAGCCGCAGCTTTCGTCCCGCGAGGCCCGGAAGATATTCACGGAAGCCCGGAGTCTGCGCAACCTCACCCTCGACGGCCGGCGGGAGATCGTCGAAGCCCAAGTGTCGCTCCTCTATTACCCGATCTGGGTCTTCCGCTACGAATATCTTCGAAAAACCTATGCCGTCTACGTGGACGGCCGTCGCGGCGCGCTTCTTCGGGGACGGGCGCCGCGGAAGGAGTCGCATCGCGTCGCGGCGCTTATAGCCATGGCGGCGGCCCTGGCGCTTCCCGTCGCGAAAGCGCTCCGCGCCGCGCTCGCCGCCGTTGCGCCCTCGAGTTTTTTCCCGCTCCGGGGCCTCGTCGCCGCGGAGCCCGGCCCTGCCCTCGGCGCGGCGGCGGTGCTTGCGGGCGGCTTGCTGGTGCTCGCGGCCGGCTGGAATCTCTTCCGCACCAGCCAGGAGTTCGTCTTTTCCCCTCGGGGCCCGGTCGCCCACGTGACCCGAAGGCCGCCGCGGACGCCCCTTGAGCGCGCGCTCGAGCGCCTGAACCGCCTCGCCGCGCCGCTTTTCCGGCATGGAGGAAAACCGCAGCGCGGCGCTCCCCAAGAGAAAGTTTCCGCGAATTTGTTCAAACTGTTCATCATGGGCCTTCAAGGCACGCCCCGGCCATGAGCGTTGCGCTCATTCGCCTCCAATGCGGACATTGCCGCGCGGGACTTCCCGCCTCGGAAAACGATTCGCTTTTCGTATGCACGATGTGCGGACGGGGGTACGAGCTTCGCGGCGGCGCCCTGGAAGAGATTCCGCTCGCCTACGCGATGCCCGAGGCGGCGCACACCGAGCGCCCCTTGTATCTGCCCTTCTGGTGGTATAGGATTTCCCTGGGATTTTCCTCTTCGACTCCCCCACCCGACCCGAGTCGCCCTGAACGCATGAAAAACGTCTACGTAACCGCCTTCGCCGTCCGGGGATTTCCTTTTTCCGACGACCCCGGGTTTCTTTTTACGCAGAGGCAGGTCGCGCCCCGCGTCAAGACCACGCTGCGCGAGCCGACCCTCGGGGGCACGATAACGTCCGCCCGGGCCCGATGCTGGGTCCCTCTTACCCTCCTCTCACTCGCGGACCGCGCCGGGGAGGACCTCCCCGAGACGGGAGCGCCGACGAGCTTCAAGCTTGCTCGTACAAGCGAGCCGCTTGAGGAGCGCCTCCTGGCCGTGCCTTTCTACGACGAAGGCGTGCACCTTGTGGACGGTCTCCTCGGCGGGCGCTACCCCAAGGACGCTATCGCGGATGCCCGCCTCATCGAGGCCGAATGGAAAATGATAAAGGAAGCAAAGGACAAGGCGACATGACTCATGAGAGCCGCAAGCAATAAGAGTTGAAGCTTTGAGCCTCCACCCCGTGTATCGGATCATCCGGCCATAGGCGCTGTCGTCCCATGAACAAAGGAAGTTTCCGCGTGACTTTTCTGGGCACCGGCCCGTCGCTCGGCGTGCCCGTCATCGGCTGCGAATGCAAGGTGTGCTCATCCGAAAACCCGCGCAACCGCCGCATGCGCTCCTCTCTCCGCGTGGACACCGCGGAGGGAACGTTCATCGTCGACGCGGGCCCCGACCTCCACCACCAGGCGATCCGGAGCGGCCTGAAAAGCCTCGACGCCGTCGTCCTCACGCACGCCCACGTCGACCATGTCCTAGGGCTCGACGAGGTGCGCATTTTCAACTTCCGCACCGGGCGCGACATGCCCGTCTACGGAACCGAGGAGACTTTTTCCCAAATCAAGAAATTCTTCTTCTACGCCTTCGACGAGCGGAACCCCTACCCCTGGAAGCCGCAGTACGACCTCCGCGTGATCGAGCCCGGCGTGCCGTTTCGCGTCGCGGGCCTGGAAATTACGCCCGTGCTTCTGGGCCACGGCGGAACCAGCGTCCTGGGCTTCCGCATGGGCGGGGGCGCAGGCGGGCCCTTCGCCTACTGCACCGACGTGCACGAGGTGCCCGAGAGCGCCTACGAGGCGCTCGAAGGGGTGGATACGTTCGTCCTGAACGCCCTGCGCCTGAAAAAACACGCGACGCACCTTTCCTTCGACGAGGCGCTCGCGGCCGTCGAGCGCGTGGGGGCGCGGCGGTCGTTCTTGACGCACCTGAGCCACGACTTCGACTACGACGTGATAAAAGGCAAACTCCCTCCCGGCGTCGAGCTCGCGCACGACGGACTGGTTCTCGATTTTTCGGGGTAGCGGGGGGCTTTCGCCCGCTTTCTCGGCAGCCGCCGACGACCGCTCAGTCGTTCGCTTCGCGGAAGTTTTCGATGCCCTGCGACGTTCCGATGACGATGAGGACGTCGCCCTTTTGTATGACGTCGCTTGCGCGGGGGAGTTCCTTCACGACCTCTTTCTCGTTTCCCTCCTCGTCCTCGACGTAGCGGCGGATGGCGATGACGTTCATGTCGTAGCGGTTGCGGAAGTCGGCCTCGATGAGGCTCTTTCCTACGAAGCGCTCGGAAGGCTCGACCTCGACGAGGTCGATGTTTTCGGTAATCTCGACGAAGCGGTCGACGTGGGGCGTCGCGATGCTGAACGCCAGCTGGCGCCCCATCTCTTCCTCGAGGTTGATGACGTGGTCCACCCCCAGGAGCTCGAGCACCTGCTCCTGCGTTTCGCTGATGGCCCTCGCCCAGACCTCCTTGACGCCGAATTTCTTGACGATCGCCGTGGCCAGAATGCTCGCCTCGATGTTGTCTCCCATCGCGACGACGGCAAGGTCCACCTTGTCCACCCCCAGTTTTCGCAACGCCTCCTCGTCGGTGATGTCGGCCACGGCGGCGTTCAGGACAAACTCCTTCACCCGGTCAATGCGGTGACGGTCCTTGTCCACCGCGATCACGTCCACGCCCTCCTTCGTCAAGTGGTAGGCAATGTTGTAACCCAACACGCCGATTCCCAAGATTGCGATTTGTCGCATGTTCAGTCTCCTTCGATAATTCTATTGATGCCTTATCCTACCATAATCGGCTCTGCGGGGCGCTGCACCACCTCCCGCTTCCCGCGTCCCGCCGCAAGGAGCACCATGGCCAGGGGCCCTACGCGCCCCATCACCATGAGCGCGATGATTATGGTTTTTCCGGGGGGCGTGAGACCGCCGGTGATGCCCATGCTGAGCCCCACCGTGCCGATGGCGCTCATCACCTCGAACACGACCGGAAGAAAGGGCTTGCCCTCCGTAACGAGCAGCGCCAGCGTGCCGACGACAATCGCCCCAAGGAACATGAAGACGATAGCGATGGAGCGCCGCACTTCAATGGTGGTAATGCGCCGCCGGAACACCGTGACCGATGCTGTTTGCCGGACGATGGAGCGAAGGGTCAGGAACATCACGGCGAACGTCGTCGTCTTGATGCCGCCCGCCGCCGAAAGCG
The DNA window shown above is from Acidobacteriota bacterium and carries:
- a CDS encoding CBS domain-containing protein; amino-acid sequence: MGIPSFLNIPLVSVAPGDTVYDAAKTMKETKHGAVVVLDGEKLVGIFSERDLMTKVVVENRDPQTTKVKDVMVSSVITVSVDDSVEDALKFMSKKHIRHLPLLDKKGKPVAMVSIRDILRHRMKELHQESESLAAYFMADGPGG
- a CDS encoding HNH endonuclease — its product is MLLNERVLVLNASYEPINICGVRRAVAMVFKGIAHLEEVDRARALRSPSRSLPLPVVVRLLHYVCTPYRNFTFSKRNVFIRDRYTCQYCGGTHAARELTLDHVVPRSRGGTADWENLATCCKACNLRKGDRTPQEAGMKLIKRPRATRHHSFLHYLHVKGSTEQMWRKYLFYEYKESEWMWRDSHAAS
- a CDS encoding MBL fold metallo-hydrolase produces the protein MNKGSFRVTFLGTGPSLGVPVIGCECKVCSSENPRNRRMRSSLRVDTAEGTFIVDAGPDLHHQAIRSGLKSLDAVVLTHAHVDHVLGLDEVRIFNFRTGRDMPVYGTEETFSQIKKFFFYAFDERNPYPWKPQYDLRVIEPGVPFRVAGLEITPVLLGHGGTSVLGFRMGGGAGGPFAYCTDVHEVPESAYEALEGVDTFVLNALRLKKHATHLSFDEALAAVERVGARRSFLTHLSHDFDYDVIKGKLPPGVELAHDGLVLDFSG
- a CDS encoding TrkA family potassium uptake protein; the protein is MRQIAILGIGVLGYNIAYHLTKEGVDVIAVDKDRHRIDRVKEFVLNAAVADITDEEALRKLGVDKVDLAVVAMGDNIEASILATAIVKKFGVKEVWARAISETQEQVLELLGVDHVINLEEEMGRQLAFSIATPHVDRFVEITENIDLVEVEPSERFVGKSLIEADFRNRYDMNVIAIRRYVEDEEGNEKEVVKELPRASDVIQKGDVLIVIGTSQGIENFREAND